In one Deltaproteobacteria bacterium genomic region, the following are encoded:
- a CDS encoding type II toxin-antitoxin system VapC family toxin, producing the protein MKILLDTSAYVGFKRGDPEVVDIIVRSESILVSSVVLGELMFGFRNGTKFKENMTDLDRFLQHEAVETVPVGEVTADRYARIAAKLKNHGTPIPTNDIWIAAQTLEHGAELITMDRHFEKILGLVTTIL; encoded by the coding sequence ATGAAGATCCTGCTGGACACAAGCGCCTATGTCGGTTTCAAGCGCGGTGACCCGGAGGTGGTGGATATCATCGTCCGGTCGGAATCGATTCTGGTCTCATCTGTGGTCCTGGGAGAGTTAATGTTCGGTTTCCGAAACGGAACGAAGTTTAAGGAGAATATGACGGATTTGGACCGTTTCCTTCAACATGAAGCCGTGGAAACCGTTCCGGTTGGTGAAGTGACTGCCGACCGTTATGCAAGGATCGCTGCAAAGCTGAAGAATCACGGCACCCCGATACCGACGAATGATATTTGGATTGCAGCGCAGACCCTGGAACATGGGGCGGAATTAATAACGATGGATCGTCATTTTGAAAAGATCTTAGGGTTGGTTACAACGATTCTTTAA